The genomic stretch CCATCATGGCCGGCAATCCTCCTGATATCTTCATGGTGGAGATCTCCGAACTTCCGACCCTATTAGCCATGGATGCCGTCCTCCCCCTCGACGATTTCATCAAGAAGATGGAGAAGGGGTACTGGGAAGACTTCTATGCCCCCTTCCGGGAAAACGCTACGGTCGGCGGGAAGATCTACGGCGTCCCTTTTCAACGGTCCACCCCTGTCCTTTACTGGAACAAGGAGGCCTTTAAGGCGGCCGGCCTCGATCCGGAGAAGCCTCCTAAGACCTGGGACGAATTGAAGGATTATGCCACCAAACTTAACATCAAGGATAAACAGTGGGGGGTGACGATCTCCGGAGGGTGGAACGACTGGCTTTTCGAGGCCTTTGTGAGACAGAACGGGAGCTACCTCATCAGTCCCGATGGCAAGAGGGCTAATTTCGACTCGAAAGAGGCGATCGAGGCGCTGGATTTCTGGGTGGAGCTGAAACATCGGCTCAAAGTCGGCCCGCCCCACAGCACCTGGGGGTCCACCCCTCCGGACTTCGTGGGCGGAAGGACCGCCATGCTTTACCATTCGACCGGCATCCTGACCTTCCTCAAGCGCTCGGCCAAGTTTGACTTTGGGGTGGCCTTCATGCCCATGAAGAAGACCTATGGAGCGGCCGTGGGCGGAGCCAACCTGATGATCGCGAAAAAGATTTCGAAGGAACGTCAGGAGGCGGCCTGGAAATATATTGAATGGATGTCCAACGTCAAGAACGTCGCGG from Thermodesulfobacteriota bacterium encodes the following:
- a CDS encoding ABC transporter substrate-binding protein, encoding MRRIILLITVFFLIGGLAGLSETWAQKEKGKLKLLRLTFYYPVGVAGPLARVIGEMTDRFNKEYEGKIEVVPVYSGDYDPTMQKVQTAIMAGNPPDIFMVEISELPTLLAMDAVLPLDDFIKKMEKGYWEDFYAPFRENATVGGKIYGVPFQRSTPVLYWNKEAFKAAGLDPEKPPKTWDELKDYATKLNIKDKQWGVTISGGWNDWLFEAFVRQNGSYLISPDGKRANFDSKEAIEALDFWVELKHRLKVGPPHSTWGSTPPDFVGGRTAMLYHSTGILTFLKRSAKFDFGVAFMPMKKTYGAAVGGANLMIAKKISKERQEAAWKYIEWMSNVKNVAEWSVASGYVAVRQSAYEDPAMKEHVSKNPEYLVARDQLKYAHGKMMAKNFQKVREILKRQLDDAVAGKIAPAEALKIAQNEIQGVIK